DNA sequence from the Streptomyces cinnabarinus genome:
CCCAGGCGAGCAAGTCGATGCTGCTGCGGCTGATTTGCCTGCCGGATCAGGAACCAAAGACGCCGCACGTCGTGGGAGTGGACAGCTGACGAGGCGGTCATGGAAAGGGCGGCGAGTGGCCGCGCGAAACCGGGAGGCAGATGATTCCAGGCATACAGCCCGAGGGGCCATCAGGGTGAAGCGGCCGCCTTGCTGGCGCTCCCGCGCTGGGCCGTTCCCAGCGGGCTAACCACCCGTCTGAACTGCTTCTACAGGTACTCCGGCGCGTCCGTTCGACAAGCGCATGACCTCAGCGCACCGCAAGACCACACCCACCGAAGTGGCGTATTAGGCGCGGGTGATCGCGGTGCCCCTGAGTTCGTGGTGCCACAGCACCTTGGACATGCGCTCGACAGCCGCGGTGAGATGACGTCGATAGGTGCTGAAGGGGAGACCCAGACGCTCAGCGGCGGCTTCCTGAGTCGGGGCACCCCTGAAGTAGGTCGTCATTACGGCGCGGTGACGCTTCTCGCCTCCGCGCTCGTCCAGAAGCGCGTTCGCCGCCTGTTCCAGTACCTCGGCCAGCAGTTGACCGCTCTCGGCCACCAAGCGGCTGCGCTGCAACGGGTTCGCCTCAAGGAGTTCAGGCTGCCGCAACGTACGCAGCGCATCGCGCACCGCGGCCTCGAACTCAGGCTGGGACAAGACGTTCAGCTCACTCGAAGCAGCCTGCCGCACTTCGACCATGGGCGAGCCCGTCAGCATTGCCTGACTCTTCTCCTGCAGCCAGGGTCCGGCGGGCTGGACACGCCAGTCGTGTGAGAACAAGGCGTATGCGTTGCCGCCCACCTCGGGGCGGGCGTCGATGGGCAGCATGTTGATGTCGCCCAAGTGGGCATTCCAGAAGCCGTCATCGCGCATCACCACGTACGAGTGGGCGAGCCGTTGCGCCCGTATCATCTCTCCTGTGGCGCGCCACTGGGTCAGGGTCATGGGCGCCGACGGCCGCTGATACGCCTGGTTTGCCACCGAGAAGCGGGCCATTCCAAGATGCTCGCCCGGCCTGAGCGGGCCTGTTGCCCGCGCATGTGCCCATGCGGCCGCGACGACCGGGTCGATGTCCGATCCTCCGAAATCTGAGAGCCGAAGCCAGGCCGAGAACGCGTTGAGCCGGCCGGACTGGGTGGAGCGGTAGACGCGGAAAGACTCCGGCTGGCGGTCCAGCCAGAACGAGGCGATCCGCTCCGACTCCGGGCCTTCCGCTTCGCGCACGAGGTCCAGCACTCGTTGCCGGTCGCCCGCTGCGTATGCTTGGTCTTCCACCAGGCCCGATTCACGCCATCCGTTGAAGTCCGACATCGACCGGTCGGTCCGGAACAAGTAGATCAGAGCGCCCGTGGCCTGGAGCATCTCCGTTTCGGGCGCGGAACGCAGACGCTCCAGTAGCTGTTCGCGCATGGCGTGGTGCATCGCAGCAAACCCCTCAGGGTCGCGCCACCGCAGATCTGCTTCCAGTACCTCGCGTACCGCGTCATGCGGATACAACCCGCTCACGGTCGCTTCCACGAAGGGCTGGCGGCGCAGCCACGCGAACAGCTCGGCGGTGTGCTCACCCAGCAAGGAGCGCAGCAGCGACTCCGAGGTGACGTAGGCGTGTGCGCATACTTCCAGCGTCTTGCGATGCAGTTCGTCGGGGGTGTTCCCGATCAGCTGGGGCAGCAGGGTTGCGATGACGTCGTGGCTGGGTTTCCACAGTGGTGCCGCCGCCTCGTCGTGCACCGCGACGGCAGCTGCCAGGGCAAGTGCCAGCGGATTGCCACCGGTGAAGGAAAGCAGCGCCGCATGAGCCCGCGGCGGTACCCCTCGGAGCTGCAGGAACTCGGCGGCGTCTTGGGGAGCGAGGTTGCGCAGCGCGGTGACCTGAAGCAGTCCGGCCCAACCGGGGTCGCTGGTCATCACGGGGTCTGGGGGCAGCCGGCCTGCGATGACGATGCGATTGTCCACCGGGACCTTCGGCAGGAAGTGATCCCATAGCCATCCCTCAAGGCCCTGACAGCGTTCGAACGTGTCGACGAGCAGCACGGCCCCTGGCGCCTCGATCGCTCTTTGCGCCGC
Encoded proteins:
- a CDS encoding ATP-binding protein translates to MQYLHGPGGIGKSMLLRRFAMEARAAGRPVVEVDGRTITPTPEGFAQAAQRAIEAPGAVLLVDTFERCQGLEGWLWDHFLPKVPVDNRIVIAGRLPPDPVMTSDPGWAGLLQVTALRNLAPQDAAEFLQLRGVPPRAHAALLSFTGGNPLALALAAAVAVHDEAAAPLWKPSHDVIATLLPQLIGNTPDELHRKTLEVCAHAYVTSESLLRSLLGEHTAELFAWLRRQPFVEATVSGLYPHDAVREVLEADLRWRDPEGFAAMHHAMREQLLERLRSAPETEMLQATGALIYLFRTDRSMSDFNGWRESGLVEDQAYAAGDRQRVLDLVREAEGPESERIASFWLDRQPESFRVYRSTQSGRLNAFSAWLRLSDFGGSDIDPVVAAAWAHARATGPLRPGEHLGMARFSVANQAYQRPSAPMTLTQWRATGEMIRAQRLAHSYVVMRDDGFWNAHLGDINMLPIDARPEVGGNAYALFSHDWRVQPAGPWLQEKSQAMLTGSPMVEVRQAASSELNVLSQPEFEAAVRDALRTLRQPELLEANPLQRSRLVAESGQLLAEVLEQAANALLDERGGEKRHRAVMTTYFRGAPTQEAAAERLGLPFSTYRRHLTAAVERMSKVLWHHELRGTAITRA